The window CAGGGTCTTGTGTCCGAGCATCTCCCACAGCTCCTCGCAGATGTGCGGCGCCATGGGGGAGAGCGCGGTGATCAGCGAGTTCACCGCCGAGGACAGGGCGTCGCCGCCCTCGCGGCGCAGCTCCTCGGCGTTGGCGAACAGGAAGTTCACGAACTCCATGATGGAGGCGATGGCCGTGTTGAACTGGAACTGGCCCTCCACGTCCTTGACCACCTTGGCGATCATGGCGTGTTCGCGGCGGCGCATGTCCTTGGCGAGGGGGGAGAGGGCGGCGGGGTCCAGGGCCAGGCAGGGGCCGGTGGGGCGCACCAGCCCGGCGAACTCCTCGGTGGCCAGGCGCCAGGTGCGCGAGAGGAAGCGCGCCGCGCCCTCGATGCCCGTGTCGGACCATTCCAGGTCCTTCTCGGGGGGGGCCGCGAAGAGCATGAACACGCGCACGGTGTCCGCGCCGTACTTGGCCACCATCACGTCCGGGTCCACCACGTTGCCCTTGGACTTGGACATCTTGGCCCCGTCCTTGATGACCATGCCCTGGGTGAGCAGGTTGGCGAAGGGCTCGGAGTGCTCGATGAAGCCCAGGTCGCGCAGGGCCTTCACCCAGAAGCGCGCGTAGAGCAGGTGCAGGATGGCGTGCTCGATGCCGCCCACGTACTGGTCCACCGGGGACCAGTAGGACACGGCGGCCTTGTCGAAGGGCTCGGTGTCCAGCTTGGGGCAGCAGTAGCGCAGGAAATACCAACTGGACTCCACGAAGGTGTCCAGGGTGTCGGTTTCGCGCCGGGCAGGGCCGCCGCAGGTGGGGCACACGGCGTTGACGAATCCCGGGGTGTCGGCCAGGGGCGAGCGGCCGTCGGGGCGCACCTGGGCGTCCAGGGGCAGGAGCACCGGCAGGTCGGACTCATTCACCGGGGTCATGCCGCACTTCTCGCAGTAGACCACCGGGATGGGCGCGCCCCAGTAACGCTGGCGGGAGATGTTCCAGTCGCGCAGGCGGTAATTCACGGCGCGCGTGCCCAGGCCCTTGGACTCCAGCCAGTCGGCGATGGCGATCTTGGCCTCGTCGCTGCGCTTGCCGCTGAACTCGCCGGAATCAACCAGCACGCCGGGCGTGGTGAAGGCCTCGTCAAGGGCAGCGGCGTCCAGGGTCTCGCCCGGCGGGGTGATGACCACCTTGAGGGGCAGGTCGTACTTCCTGGCGAACTCGAAGTCTCGCTGGTCGTGGGCGGGCACGGCCATGACCGCGCCGGTGCCGTAACCCATGAGCACGAAGTTGGCCAGGTAGATGGGCATTTTCGCGCCGGTGACCGGGTTCAGGCAGTAGCTGCCGGTGAACACGCCCTCTTTCTCCAGGTCGTCGGCCTGGCGCTTGATGCGGTCCAGGTTGCGGATCTTCTCGATGAAGGCCTCGGCCTGGGCCTGCTGGGGCTTGCCCGCGATGAGCTTCTGGGCCAGCGGGTGCTCGGCGGCCAGCGACATGAAGGTGGCGCCCCAGAGGGTGTCCTGCCGGGTGGTGAACACGCGCACGCTGCCGGAGCCGTCCTCCAGGGGGAAGTCGATCTCGCAGCCCACGGACTTGCCGATCCAGTTGCGCTGCATGGTCAGCACGCGCTCGGGCCAGGCCCCGGACAGGGTGTCCAGGTCGGTGAGCAGCTCCTCGGCGTAGTCCGTGATGCGCAGGAACCACTGCTCCAGGTCCTTCTGTTCGACCTCGGAGTCGCAGCGCCAGCACTTGCCCTCCTCCACCTGCTCGTTGGCCAGCACGGTGTGGCAGTCCGGGCACCAGTTCTGGGGGGAGTTCTTGCGATAGACGAGGCCCTTTTCCAGGAACTTGAGGAACATGAGCTGCTCCCAGCGGTAGTAGCTGGGGTCGCAGGTGGCCAGCTCGCGCTCCCAGTCCAGGGAGTAGCCCATCTTCTGGAGCTGGGCGCGCATGTTGGCGATGTTCTCGTAGGTCCACTTGGCGGGGTGGAGGTTGTTCTTGATGGCCGCGTTCTCGGCGGGCAGGCCGAAGGCGTCCCAGCCCATGGGATGGAGCACGTTGAACCCCGCCATGCGCTTGATGCGCGCCACCACGTCGCCGATGGTGTAGACGCGCACATGGCCCATGTGGATGCGCCCGGACGGATAGGGGAACATCTCCAGCACGTAGTACTTGGGCTTGGAGGGATCCGCCTCCACGTGGAAGTGGCGGCCTTCGGTCCAGCGCTGCTGCCACTTGGCTTCGATGGAAAGGGGTTCGTAGCGTTTCATCTCAGCTGTCTTCCCTGCTTCGTGAGAGGTCTTTCTTCACGTCGAAGCGGCCCTGGTCCACGGCCTTGGCCACGGCGTCCAGGATGCCGTTGACGAAGCCCGGGGAGTTGTCGTCCCCGAACTCCTTGGAGAGCTCCACGGCCTCGTTGAGGGCCACCCGCAAGGGGATGTCCTCCACGTTCATGATTTCATAGAGGGCCAGGCGCAGCACGGTGAGCTCCACCTTGCCGATGCGCTCCAGCTTCCAGTTCTGGGAGTGCTGCCCGATGACGCGGTCCAGCTCCTCGTGGCGGGTCCAGACGCCGCGGCAGAGCTCCAGCACGTATTCGTCGCCGGATTCGGGCACGTTCTCGTCCCTGGGGGCCTCCTTGACGGCCTTGAGCAGGGCGCGCTCGTTGACCGGGGGCTCGAAGGCGAAACCGTAGAGGATCTGGAAGGCGCGGCGCCTGGCCTTGCGCCTGGGGGTCTGCGGTCCTGACACTAGCACTGCTCCAGAACGCGGACCAGCTCCAGCGCGGCGGCGGCGGCCTCGACGCCCTTGTTGCCGGCCTTGGTGCCCGCGCGCTCGATGGCCTGCTCCAGGTTGTCGGTGGTCAGCAGGCCGAAGCCCACGGGCACGCCGGTCTCCAGGGAGATCATGGCCAGGCCCTTGGTGCATTCGCCGGCCACGAAGTCGAAGTGGGGGGTGTGGCCCCGGATCACCGCGCCCAGGCAGATCACGGCGCTGTACTTGCCGGAGGCGGCCAGCTTCTTGGCGGCCAGGGGCATCTCGAAGGCGCCGGGGACGCGCACCAGGGTGATCTCCTCGCGGGAGGCGCCGTGGCGCGCGAGGTAGTCGATGGCGCCGCCAACCAGGCGGTCCACGATGGTGTCGTTGAAACGGGCGGCCAGGATGGCGAAGGAAAGGCCCGAGGCGTTCATCTGGCCTTCAATGGTGCGGATGTGCGGCATGGCTGCGGCTCCTTACTTGTTCTCGGTGGAGAGGTTGAGCATGTGGCCCATTTTTTCTTTCTTGGTGAGCAGGTAGTCCAGGTTCTGCTCGCAGGCGTTCATCTCGATGGGCACGCGGTCCACCACTTCCAGCCCGTAGCCCTGCAGCCCGATGATCTTCTTGGGGTTGTTGGTCATCAGGCGCATCTTGGTGACGCCCAGGGCCACCAGCATCTGCGCGCCGATGCCGTAGTCGCGCAGGTCGGCCTTGAAGCCCAGCTTCTGGTTGGCTTCGACGGTGTCGTAGCCCTTGTCCTGCAGGGCGTAGGCCTTGATCTTGTTGGCCAGGCCGATGCCACGGCCCTCCTGGCGCATGTAGAGCAGCACGCCCTTGCCCTCGCGCTCGATCATGCGCAGGGCCTGGTGCAGCTGGCCGCCGCAGTCGCAGCGCATGGAGCCCAGCACGTCGCCGGTGAGGCACTCGGAGTGCACGCGCACCAGGGTGGGCTCGCCGGGCTTGA of the Fundidesulfovibrio soli genome contains:
- the nusB gene encoding transcription antitermination factor NusB, with the translated sequence MSGPQTPRRKARRRAFQILYGFAFEPPVNERALLKAVKEAPRDENVPESGDEYVLELCRGVWTRHEELDRVIGQHSQNWKLERIGKVELTVLRLALYEIMNVEDIPLRVALNEAVELSKEFGDDNSPGFVNGILDAVAKAVDQGRFDVKKDLSRSREDS
- the ribE gene encoding 6,7-dimethyl-8-ribityllumazine synthase; its protein translation is MPHIRTIEGQMNASGLSFAILAARFNDTIVDRLVGGAIDYLARHGASREEITLVRVPGAFEMPLAAKKLAASGKYSAVICLGAVIRGHTPHFDFVAGECTKGLAMISLETGVPVGFGLLTTDNLEQAIERAGTKAGNKGVEAAAAALELVRVLEQC
- the leuS gene encoding leucine--tRNA ligase, encoding MKRYEPLSIEAKWQQRWTEGRHFHVEADPSKPKYYVLEMFPYPSGRIHMGHVRVYTIGDVVARIKRMAGFNVLHPMGWDAFGLPAENAAIKNNLHPAKWTYENIANMRAQLQKMGYSLDWERELATCDPSYYRWEQLMFLKFLEKGLVYRKNSPQNWCPDCHTVLANEQVEEGKCWRCDSEVEQKDLEQWFLRITDYAEELLTDLDTLSGAWPERVLTMQRNWIGKSVGCEIDFPLEDGSGSVRVFTTRQDTLWGATFMSLAAEHPLAQKLIAGKPQQAQAEAFIEKIRNLDRIKRQADDLEKEGVFTGSYCLNPVTGAKMPIYLANFVLMGYGTGAVMAVPAHDQRDFEFARKYDLPLKVVITPPGETLDAAALDEAFTTPGVLVDSGEFSGKRSDEAKIAIADWLESKGLGTRAVNYRLRDWNISRQRYWGAPIPVVYCEKCGMTPVNESDLPVLLPLDAQVRPDGRSPLADTPGFVNAVCPTCGGPARRETDTLDTFVESSWYFLRYCCPKLDTEPFDKAAVSYWSPVDQYVGGIEHAILHLLYARFWVKALRDLGFIEHSEPFANLLTQGMVIKDGAKMSKSKGNVVDPDVMVAKYGADTVRVFMLFAAPPEKDLEWSDTGIEGAARFLSRTWRLATEEFAGLVRPTGPCLALDPAALSPLAKDMRRREHAMIAKVVKDVEGQFQFNTAIASIMEFVNFLFANAEELRREGGDALSSAVNSLITALSPMAPHICEELWEMLGHKTLLAQTPWPAHDPAALATDTVTVVVQVCGKLRGKIDVATDADEESVKAQALAEENVARHIEGKTVRKIIVVPGKLVNIVAN